A region from the Acipenser ruthenus chromosome 49, fAciRut3.2 maternal haplotype, whole genome shotgun sequence genome encodes:
- the LOC117428820 gene encoding voltage-dependent calcium channel beta subunit-associated regulatory protein gives MSNELPGWKYRTENTTDVPKDPGKQDGYVLLLVLLSVFIGGMVVLLSGLLIICRHWCVGGRRYSRASDDPEKTNTTYLEDSQPAQDITIKVDESDCLSTSSYHDIETDRFLSTCSTGRRVSFNEAALFYHSKKTQEKGRRYTLTEGDFHHLKNARLIHLNIPPPSLKIVTIHESSENNIAMATRPASKSSLSIFQPPMCALPQTALTSLSLSSSSALPGDTFNSTVDTSFMESVPAPLSEQTAGSTMEVFRGSARNGDSPVSSVDGSAAVEGAGTAGSALPSSSSAGIAGGQGTVLQFFTKLRRHASLESTSPYFKIKKWKFDGNQRASSLDTRGSPRRRQFQRQRAASESMDQQDRDAHHIEVIQYIARTDDVAFCPTPASTFLPPPSTPPPSLGRLEAVEVEVEVEVEVAAGSSVGVTLPPEEGESSCGQESSEHHTLYRDIWNLRASLEQYASSDQSSNDKDSVRSETESVCSLGGGERGPGLLPSYPSQDIGDDLEGEAERPGRGSFGKEGAATGGAKQGSVDSERSSDGESGNRKLLQMDSGYASIEAPSRAPEELRLFGAAGGTREKTASEKRRFFTSSGRKGTVCESFDEELEGASLEVESPVGWSPYGQVFQEHPPHHLVLRRRDYSIDEKTDALFHEFLRHDPQFDHPESPLRLKHRSRVHLRKQWQRTKQYSDPGVRFPPSFERHRTPLRRGDSVNYPLDTRYHSTLPRIVSAADEESSDGAASGVAPEEKTSPSGSSSRTIKEEEETLLLSPPLSPGVISEHPELPKASNQAPVSAGGNGGSGGSHFHSPFSEPPQEDRPPPPLQPPSMGYGPQTISAELTDKLTASLDDRLYTSLRRAKESPECVVTITHASPDHSPV, from the exons atatCACCATCAAAGTGGACGAGTCCGACTGCCTGTCCACCTCCAGTTACCATGACATCGAGACTGACCGCTTCCTGTCCACGTGTTCCACGGGCCGCCGCGTGTCCTTCAATGAGGCGGCGCTCTTCTACCACAGCAAGAAGACGCAGGAGAAGGGGCGCAG GTACACCCTGACCGAGGGCGATTTCCACCACCTGAAGAACGCGCGGCTGATCCACCTCAACATCCCTCCTCCCTCGCTCAAGATCGTCACCATCCACGAGTCCAGCGAGAACAACATCGCCATGGCGACGCGGCCAGCTTCCAAATCCAGCCTTTCCATATTCCAG CCCCCGATGTGTGCTCTGCCCCAGACGGCTCTGACCAGCCTCTCTCTCAGCTCCAGCTCGGCGCTGCCTGGCGACACCTTCAACTCCACTGTGGACACCAGCTTCATGGAAAGCGTCCCAGCGCCCCTGAGCGAGCAGACAGCAGGCAGCACG ATGGAGGTTTTCCGAGGCAGCGCTCGGAATGGAGACAGTCCGGTGAGCTCTGTGGACGGGTCAGCAGCAGTGGAGGGGGCTGGCACTGCGGGCTCCGCGCTCCCCTCCTCTTCCTCGGCAGGCATCGCTGGTGGGCAGGGCACCGTGCTGCAGTTCTTTACCAAGCTGCGCCGCCACGCCAGTCTGGAGAGCACCAGCCCCTACTTCAAGATCAAGAAGTGGAAGTTCGACGGCAACCAGAGAGCTTCCAGCCTCGACACCAGAG GATCTCCAAGGAGACGTCAGTTCCAGCGGCAGAGGGCCGCGAGCGAGAGCATGGACCAGCAGGACCGGGACGCGCACCACATCGAGGTCATCCAGTACATCGCCCGCACCGACGACGTGGCATTCTGCCCCACCCCAGCCTCCACCTTCCTGCCACCCCCCTCCACTCCACCACCCTCCCTCGGCAG GTTAGAGgcagtggaggtggaggtggaggtggaggtggaggtggcggCAGGCAGCAGTGTTGGAGTCACGCTGCCCCCGGAGGAAGGCGAGAGTAGCTGTGGGCAGGAGAGCTCGGAGCATCACACCCTCTACAGGGATATCTGGAACCTGCGGGCCTCGCTGGAACAGTACGCCTCGTCGGACCAGAGCAGCAACGACAAGGACTCTGTGCGCAGTGAAACGGAGAGCGTGTGCTCgctgggagggggggagaggggcccGGGGTTGCTGCCCAGCTACCCGTCTCAAGACATCGGAGACGATCTGGAGGGGGAAGCCGAGCGGCCAGGCAGGGGGTCGTTCGGAAAAGAGGGGGCCGCCACAGGCGGGGCCAAGCAGGGCAGCGTGGACTCGGAGCGGAGCAGCGACGGGGAATCGGGGAACCGCAAGCTCCTGCAGATGGACAGCGGCTACGCCTCCATCgaggccccctcccgcgccccgGAGGAACTGCGGCTCTTTGGGGCGGCCGGGGGCACGAGAGAGAAAACGGCGTCCGAAAAGAGGCGCTTCTTCACCAGCTCTGGCCGCAAGGGCACCGTGTGCGAGAGCTTCGACGAGGAGCTGGAAGGGGCTAGCCTAGAAGTGGAAAGCCCGGTAGGGTGGTCTCCGTACGGGCAGGTGTTCCAGGAGCACCCCCCTCACCACCTGGTCCTTCGCCGGCGGGACTACAGCATCGACGAGAAGACCGACGCCCTCTTCCACGAGTTCCTGCGCCACGACCCCCAGTTCGACCACCCCGAGTCCCCCCTGCGTTTGAAGCACCGCTCTCGGGTACACCTGCGCAAGCAGTGGCAGCGGACCAAGCAGTACAGCGACCCTGGGGTGCGCTTCCCCCCCTCCTTCGAGAGGCACCGCACCCCCCTACGGAGGGGAGACAGCGTCAACTACCCACTGGACACCCGCTACCACAGCACCCTGCCGCGGATAGTCAGCGCGGCCGACGAGGAGTCCAGCGACGGGGCAGCCAGCGGGGTGGCGCCGGAGGAGAAAACCAGCCCCAGCGGCAGCAGCAGTCGGACAATCAAGGAAGAGGAAGAGACCCTTCTTCTCAGTCCTCCTCTATCTCCTGGTGTGATATCGGAGCACCCTGAGCTTCCCAAAGCCTCGAACCAGGCTCCCGTCAGCGCTGGTGGAAACGGAGGCAGTGGGGGCAGTCACTTCCACAGCCCCTTTTCAGAGCCCCCCCAGGAGGATCGTCCTCCTCCGCCACTGCAGCCCCCCAGCATGGGCTACGGGCCCCAGACCATCTCGGCCGAGCTGACGGACAAACTGACCGCGAGCCTGGATGACCGGCTCTACACCAGCCTCCGACGGGCCAAAGAGAGTCCCGAGTGTGTGGTGACCATCACCCACGCCTCTCCTGACCACAGCCCAGTGTAG